From Triticum urartu cultivar G1812 chromosome 2, Tu2.1, whole genome shotgun sequence, a single genomic window includes:
- the LOC125537658 gene encoding uncharacterized protein LOC125537658, producing the protein MRFRIRKKPASAPPDASSTAAVPDTAAGGGRATISIVASPDRYGTENGGSRDESFFEARPWLDSDSEDDFQSVRGDFTPSRGSTPDHQTQTSFAARISADIPSLTEKKQRLLELLQEKQQYDDEHDATTDAGSETGNNIHAEEHLNPSGKVGKAKKPAKPGCFACSAWKLSFKCCRKKKKEQKDL; encoded by the exons ATGAGGTTCAGGATCCGGAAGAAGCCTGCGTCCGCGCCGCCGGACGCTTCTTCCACGGCCGCCGTGCCGGACACCGCGGCCGGCGGCGGCCGGGCGACGATCAGTATCGTCGCTAGCCCAGATCGCTACGGCACAGAGAATG GAGGAAGCAGAGATGAGTCGTTCTTCGAGGCAAGGCCGTGGTTAGACTCGGACAGTGAAGATGATTTCCAAAGCGTGAGAGGAG ACTTCACTCCTTCAAGAGGTAGCACACCAGATCACCAGACGCAAACATCATTCGCAGCGCGGATATCTGCGGACATTCCTTCGCTGACAGAGAAGAAGCAGAGGCTCCTTGAGCTGCTACAGGAAAAGCAGCAGTACGATGACGAGCATGATGCCACTACTGATGCCGGTAGCGAGACAGGGAACAACATTCATGCTGAAGAACATCTGAATCCTTCTGGGAAAGTAGGGAAAGCAAAGAAGCCAGCCAAGCCAGGTTGCTTCGCTTGCTCTGCTTGGAAGCTTAGCTTCAAGTGCTGccggaagaagaagaaagagcaGAAGGATTTGTGA